The DNA segment AATCTCGCTATCTTGTTTTGCAAAAAACATTCGCAGCATTTCAAGCAACCGGTATTCCTCTTCTTTTTGAAACTAACTCTGGATATACTCCAGCAATTACTGCTGACGATATTGGCCTTTATTGCATCATCCCCTCAATGATGCAATGGTTTTCTATTTCCCTTGAGAACGCCATTACAACATTTTTTAACGGGACAATGATCTTTTCTCTTATCATGGCAGCAATAGGATTCTTTCTCTCTTATAAATCATGGGTCACACGAAGCATCGTCCTTATGGGGCTAGCACTAACTGCTCAATCCATGCTTCCCACCATGGATGTATATCGGATCTCTGGAACGGTCATCTTCGGAACATTACCTCTCTTTTTGTACTTTATTCGCAAGAATCACACTTCACTATGGTTGTATCCATTTCTCGTCTATGCTGGACTGTATGCAGGCCTTGCCCAGTACATACGTATTCATTCTGGAACAAACATCATTCTTTTTATTGTTCTATGTCTTCTGCTTCATACAAAGTTCAATATTACAAAGAAGCTCTTGCTCATCTGTACATTTATGTTCGGCTTTGTATTGAGTAGCTCATATTTTATGTATCAATGGCACAAGCATGTTATTTATATTGAGCAACATCTACCAGAACATCACGCTGATAAAGGAGCACATGTTTTTTGGCACCAGGTTTATTTAGGATTCGGCTTTCTGCAAAATGATTATAACATACAATATGATGACCATGTAGCAGATATGAAGGTACAGTCAATTTGCCCCAATACTCCATATCCATGCAAAAAAAGCGAACGTTTATTACGCGAGGAAGTCTTTAAACTCATACTAGAACATCCCATCTTTGCCTTGTATACCTACAGCGCAAAAGTCGGCATTTTACTACTTCTTTTGTTCTTATTTGCAAACGTAGGCTTGTTAGCGGCATGGTTGTATCGCAAACCGTGGTACATAGACCTTGCCTTTATTGCCACCCTTTCATTTAGTGCTCTTCCCGGACTCCTGACTATACCAACCATTTTCTACTTGCTTGGATTCACAGCATGTGCCACACTGTATGGGCTCACCAGTATTGGAGATGCAGTTGAGCATAATATTCGGAAAAAAGCACTGAGCTAATTCTCATGAACCATAAGGATGAAAAATCATTTTTTACTGGTACAGCAAGGCCTTTCACAGATAAAGATCTGATTCAGTCAGGCGCATACACACAACATAAGGCGCCTTTTAGCCAAACCATGAATCACCCCGCAGTTTCACTCGTTCTCCCCGTATACAACGAAGCAGAATCACTTGAACGATTCTTTAATACAGTATTTTCTATCATGAACTTACTTCCCTACACCTATGAATTCATCTTTATAGATGATGGTAGCTCAGATAGTTCATGGGATATCCTGACCATGCTGGCACATAAAAATCCACAGGTAAAAGTGATACAATTATCAAGAAATTTTGGGCATCAAATAGCCCTCACTGCTGGATATGATTACGCATCGGGCGATGCAATTATATCAATGGATACAGATCTTCAGCACCCGCCAGAACTTATTCCTCAACTCTTAGAAAAATGGCAATCTGGCTATAACATTGTCTACGCACGCAAACGTAATAACGAAGAGTCATTCCTGAAAAAATATACATCAATTCTATATTACAAATTATTACAAAGCATCAGCTCCATTATCATACCTGAAAAAGTAGCCGACTTTCGCTTGATCGACCGAGAGACACATGACCATATGCAAAAATATCGAGGGAAAACACGCTATCTTCGTGGACTTGTGAGCTGGACAGGACTTTCATTTACGTTTGTTGACTTTACATGCCAGAAACGTACAGCAGGAACATCGGGTTATTCGCTAAAAAAAATGTTCTCTCTTGCATGGGATGGGATCACGACCTTCTCAACGCTTCCCCTTAACCTCAGTTTGTATATGGGCTTTCTCATGCTTTTTATTTTTCCATGGCTTATTCTTTGGATAGAACCATCTTTCGGACTTGCAGCCCTGTATTGTACAACCAACATGACTTTCTTTTTCATCTGGATCTTAGGCGCCTACATCAGTAGAATCCATCAGGGGGAATTGGGGCTCTCGTTATACATTGTTCAATCTACAATCAATCTTCATTCATATTGATCGTTTCACTAACAATGTATAAAGGTCGTCCTTTTGCTTCTTCATAGATGCGGCCAACATATTCTCCAAGAAACCACAAAGCAACACATTGGAAACCTATGCATAATAAAATGATCACGGAGAGCCATATCGAACCGGTGTATGGTCCATGAAACAACAAGGCCGATATCATCATATAACTTAGAGTTATACCTGATCCAAGAAGAATAAGTAAGCCTATATAGCCAACGATCTTCATAGGGAAGATGGAAAAACCAGCAAGACCATCAAGCGCCAATGTAAACATCTTTTTGAGACTGTATCCAGACACTCCATGCTTGCGATTTGGCCGTACAAAGTCAACATATGCACACTTAAAACCAATCCATGCAACAAGACCACGTAAATAGCGTGCATGTTCACGACAGGACATTAAAACATCAAGAGCTCTTTTGCTTACCAATCGAAAGTCACCAACATTCCTTGGAATTCTGACATCAGACACCGCATCCAAGATTTTGTAGTAAACCGAGGCTGTCAACTTTTTGAAAAGCCCATCATTTCGATCTAATCGGCGGGCATATACAATATCCGATCCCTCTTCCCACTTTCTGATCATGTGCAAAATAACTTCAGGCGGATCCTGTAAGTCAGCATCCATGGAAATAATAGCTTCTCCCCTGGCACAATCATAACCAGCTGTTAACGCCATTTGATGCCCAAAATTTCTGCTAAAATTAATTCCCTTTACTCTATTATCGTTGGTCCCCAAGTTAATGATTACATCCCAGGTTGCATCGCCACTGCCATCATTGACTATGATCATCTCGAATTCATAAGGGCGTTGCTTCATAACGGCACAGAGCCGTTCATATAAAAACGGAAGATTGCGTTCTTCGTTGAAAGCGGGGATAACAAAAGAAATCATTGACACCATTCTCTGTTTCGCAGATCAAGAATTGTTATTATCAACGCGTTTAAGCAAGCTAGTGCAAAGCATAAGTAAAATCATCCGAGACGACAATCGGAAAATGGATTTTTGATTCCTCATAATCATACTCTCTCCTTAAGAAGATACATCTCCTTATAGATGGGCGATTGTTCATACATTTTGTTAAATTCATCCCTATATATTACATCCTTCCATCCAAAAGGAATAACCACTTTAGGCCTTTTTGCAATGATTACAGCCATAGCATCAAATGGGTAATCGCGCATAGTTTGATATACACGCATGCCATTAGAAAAAAACCACCAATAGAATGCATCATCTCTAAAAAGATTCCCACAAATAGTATCATCCAGTACACAGTCAGAATCATTTGTTAGAGAGTGAATATATTCAACTCGCGCAATATCAGAATCCGATGAACAGCGAAACGCCCTGTATATGGAATACATTGGATTAGCACACGTAAACAATACAACAAATGCCATAACAAAGGCTCTATAAGAAAAAATTTCATATAAACCTGCTGCAGCAAGAATAGAAACAAACGGCATTGCAATACCAAAATACTGAGGAAATGAACAAGGAGTATAGAGAAGAATCGCTGCCAATACACATGAAATGTATGTTGCATACCAGATGACCTGATTTTTCTTTCCAAAAATCAAAAAAAAGAAGTAGTAAAACCAATGAAGGGTATTCTCTCGTAAAGCTTGCAAATACGTTTTCCATGGGGCGACATAAGACATTGCAGCATTAAGTAGCCAACACAGATCAATATACCTTAGCCAGCAACCTTTCCATATGAGGTAGAGCGCGTAGAGCACAATAGGGGTAAACCCATACAAAAATGCCCAAACCACATCTTTCACACGAATCTTACGCTGTATTATCATCCATATAAACAGAATCCCCATCCAGCTAATAAGAAAGACCGCCTTTTGTAAGAACAAAAATGAACACCCCAATAAGAAACTGCCTATACATAAATCGAGTAACTTATGAGATTTGCTGATATAGCTAAAAATAAAATATAGCGCCCAAATACTACAGGCAATCTGTGGCGTATCAGGACGGATTTCTATAACGGTACTCATAAACATTTGTGACGTCTGCAAAAGAATCACACTAAGCAATGCTCTTTTCCCATCATACAACAACAGACTGAGCTTATAAGTTCCCCAGCACGTAAGAAAAAAGATACCAATCATCAAGTAGCGCAAAGCAAATATAAGATTAGTAGAACACCCACACATCCAAAAAACCGGCTGTACTAGATAATATAAAAATGGGTGGTGGTGCTGAAAGAAATCAAGATAAACTTCATGTCCTTTGAAAATATGATACGCCGAATGAATTGCCTCAAACTCATCAACAGTAAATTGTCTAAACGGCGCAAAGGCTAGTATACAAAGCGACCAGATAACACAAACATATCTTAAAATCGTCCACCACGGCATTCTCTCCAGATATACCAAAACCTTATCGAGAGAATTCATATTATATCTTCTGCATATGTTCTGGCTTTAGACCCCTTGTTTTCTGATGTTCCTTGATATGCCATTGCCAAGCAGTTTCTACTACGGTATCAAGAGCTCCATATCGAGGAGTCCACCCCAAAATGCGTTGTGCCTTTTCGTTAGATCCCACGAGAATCGGAGGATCGCCAGGACGTCGTTCTTGATACACAACAGGAAAGTCACGGCCACTTACTTTCTTCACTGATTCGATGACTTCGTTCACTGAGTAGCCCGAGCCATTCCCGAGATTAAATGAGTCGCTTTGATGTCCTGTCTCCAAGTATTGTAATGCCTTGTGATGCGCATCTGCCAAATCTGTCACATGAATATAATCTCGAATACATGTACCATCCCTTGTAGGATAATCTGTGCCAAACACAGCAATCTTGTCTCGCTTGCCAAGTGCGGCTTCACACACTAATGGAATTAAGTGAGTTTCAGGATCATGTCGCTCACCAACATCGCCATCAAGATCGGCTCCCGCCGCATTGAAATAGCGTAAATTAACATGCCGTATTCCATATGCATGCTCATAATCTTTGAGAATCGTTTCAACCATGAGCTTAGTTCTTCCATATGGATTGATCGGTTTTTGTTCTTCTGTTTCTACAATAGGAAGTTTTTGTGGCATGCCGTATGTTGCACAGGTAGATGAAAAGATAATCTTCTTCACATCATACTCACGCATTACATCCAAGAGATTCAATACGCAGGCAACATTGTTATGATAATACTTTGAAGGATCACTCACTGATTCGCCAACATATGCATACGCCCCAAAATGCACCACCGCATGTATGGGATATTTCGCAAAGCATGTTCTGAGTTGTTCCTTGGAGACCATATCACCTAAGAAAAATGAACCCCATTTCACAAACTCTCTATGTCCATGAACAAGATTGTCAAACACAACCGTTTCATAACCCAAATGATGTAGTAACTTGTTAGTATGGGAGCCAATATACCCGGCACCACCAATGATTAATATCACACGTAACTCCTCTTTAATTGCGTGCGCCAGTTTAGCGAAAAGAATGAGATAATGAAAGAATCTTAGATTGAACCCCTTGTTTGAAAAAAATAAGGAGACATGATATTAATTCATCACATTGAATCAATGTTTAGAAGGTAGATATGAAAGAATCTTCACTTCGCTGTTGCGTTGTTGGTGCAGGTTACGTTGGTCTTGTAACTGGAAGTTGTCTTGCTCGATATCACAATGTAACTCTTGTTGAATCTGACGATGCAAAACTAAAAACACTTCGTCGCAAACGCATTCCCTTTCATGAGCCAGGACTCTCGGAATTACTCCAAGAATCATCAGTACAAAACCACCTCTCCTTCACTAATTCACTCTCAGAAGCCTTACATAAAAATCCCCATGTCATTTTTATTTGCGTTGGCACACCATCGCTAGCAGATGGCAACGCAGATTTATCTGCAGTCTATTCAGTAGCACAAAACATCGGAACACACGTACAAAACGACTGCCTCGTCGTGAATAAATCAACTGTTCCCATTGGTACAGCACAGCGAGTTTTGGATATTATTTGCAACCAAACGAATCATAATGTCACAGTTGCATCAAATCCTGAATTTCTCCGGCAAGGAACCGCAGTTACGGATTTTCTTAATCCTGATCGCATTGTGGTTGGTGTAGATTCTGAATCCTCTAAAACCTTGTTGTTTCAGATATATCAACCATTTTTACAAAATCATGAGCAGTGGATTGTCATGGACATTGCCTCAGCTGAGTTATGCAAATATGCAGCAAATGCAATGCTTGCATCGCGGATAAGTTTCATGAACGAGCTTGCCCGACTTGCAGATGTTGTTGGCGCTGATATTAATCAAATTTCCCGCGGAATAGGAAAGGATCCAAGAATTGGTTCGCTCTTTCTTAAGGCAGGAATTGGTTATGGAGGAAGTTGCTTTCCCAAAGATGTAAAGGCACTTGCATATATGGGAAAACAAAACAATCTTACGATGCCTCTTACACGAGCTATAGACGATGTAAATAACACCCAACTTGACTGGTTCTTTTCAAAATTATTGCATCATTATCAAGGATCACTACGGAATAAACACATTGGAATTTGGGGACTTAGTTTTAAGCCTGATACAGATGACACTCGATCCTCTTCAGCAATCAATTTAATAGAAAAATGTCTAGAATATGGGGCCCATGTCATTGCATATGATCCTATTGTATCAATGCATGTAAAACACTTAGACATAACCCTTGCTCCTCATGCTCATGAAGTATTACACAGCTCTCATTGTCTAGTGGTTCTCACAGAATGGCAGGAATTTCTCACCATTAAACCTCAGGAATTTCTTGCACTCAAAGATCAAATCATTTTTGATGGAAGAAACTGTTTAAATAGCGCTCGTCTTGCAGAATGCGGCCTTAGGTATCATGGCATAGCACACAGTGTATCCCGGCAGCCAATACAAAAAGGATCACAAGAAAATTAATCAACTTTCGGTCGCCTACAACATGATGTCGCTATCATATACTGTCTATAAATCCATTCGGACCAACCTATCGGACGTATAAATGTAGGATCAATGCAACGGACCAAGTTTTGTACTACATCACCCTCTGTAAATGGCTTACGAGCACGTGCAACTTCTTGGAGTATTTGTTGCGCATCACTTTCACCATCTCGCCGTCCAGCCTCCTCATCAAAAAATACTCCGGCATGTACCTTAAATCTTGCCACATAAGAAGCTACCGTACTAGAGAGTGCATTTATCTGAGCAGGATCTTGTACCAGTGCAGCTACTTTTCTGATAGCTCTATCCTTATCTTGAGCTGCTACCCGCTCAAGTATTGCCGCTAATACCGCTCCCCCAGGAACGTGACTACCAAGACCTCTTATTCCCCTAGCAATCGCCTCTGCGGGATGAAAGGAGACATTAGCAACAAGCCCAGAACGTATGGTTTTAGCCGCCAAAATAGTATCAGTCAAACGATCTCTCAACGCTTCTGCGTATGCTCTTACTTTATGATCCTCCATTGTTTGATTAATTTCTGCAAGATCCCGCGGTGTTGAACCCTCGGGCACATAATACCTATGGAAATAGGGTTGCGTAGTCCGACATTTATCAGATGCACCAAGACTTCTTAAGAGCTTTGCAGCATCTTGATAATGATACTCTTCTGCCTTATGGAGTGGCGTCATGCCATCCTCGTCGCCCAGATTTAAGTTAGCACCAGCTTCTTTGAGTAAACGTATCATTGCCAAATGATCTTCTTCAGAAACATCTTGTAGCCGTGGAAACATGCCCAACAAAGGGGTGGCGCCATATGCTGATACCACATTCACATTTGCATTGTGTTCAATTAAGGCTCTGGCTATAGCCTGCAACCCATGTGCAGCTGCAGTATGCAAGGGCGTTCCACAAGGCAGCTCATCACCGGAAACTGTTACGACCGCCTGCACATTAACGTTAGCCCCTCGCCCCAGCAACTCATCGACTACTGTAACCTGCTCTGATTCAACTGCATAATGAAGTGGCGATTTCATGATCCTATTTCCCCAACCACTCCTATCCAGCCCATCTATATCTATCAGACGTCCCCGCCAATCTTTCCCCCGATCTAATAATTCTCTAACTCTCTCAATGTCACCTTTTTGTGCAGCATCATGGAGTGGTCCCGCAAATACTAATAATTGTAATGTAAGTAAATATCCACATATCATTATTTTTTTTACTATCGACATCATAATATCCTGTGTCAGTAATATTATTTTTCTTCGTGGTATTCTTTTTCGGTATTAACGCTCCAGATATGTGACTTACTGGTATCACCAGATATGACAGAATCAACAGCCGTCATTGCGGTTAACATAGAATGATCCTGGTTATTGTATCGATGCATACCATTGCGACCGATGAGGAATAAATTTGAGAACGTATCTAAATAGGATCGCAACTCATCAAATCGATTATAAGTCCCAAAATATGCAGGATATGTTTTTTCAACACGTAAGACAGTCCCATCAAGAACATCTTCTTTATTCAAAATACCGATTTTTTCCATTTCACCTGCACCAAATGCAATCAATTCATGATCCTTCATATTCCAGAGCTCATCACCCTCTTGACAGAAGTACTCCAGACCTATCCATGCTGTTTCTGGATCGGCAACCATGTATGGACTCCAGTTGTTAAAAATCTGCAAGCGCCCTACCGTCACATCAGGCTCTTGTATATAGATCCAATTATCTCGCACACCAACTCGA comes from the Candidatus Babeliales bacterium genome and includes:
- a CDS encoding glycosyltransferase family 2 protein; translated protein: MNHKDEKSFFTGTARPFTDKDLIQSGAYTQHKAPFSQTMNHPAVSLVLPVYNEAESLERFFNTVFSIMNLLPYTYEFIFIDDGSSDSSWDILTMLAHKNPQVKVIQLSRNFGHQIALTAGYDYASGDAIISMDTDLQHPPELIPQLLEKWQSGYNIVYARKRNNEESFLKKYTSILYYKLLQSISSIIIPEKVADFRLIDRETHDHMQKYRGKTRYLRGLVSWTGLSFTFVDFTCQKRTAGTSGYSLKKMFSLAWDGITTFSTLPLNLSLYMGFLMLFIFPWLILWIEPSFGLAALYCTTNMTFFFIWILGAYISRIHQGELGLSLYIVQSTINLHSY
- a CDS encoding glycosyltransferase family 2 protein gives rise to the protein MISFVIPAFNEERNLPFLYERLCAVMKQRPYEFEMIIVNDGSGDATWDVIINLGTNDNRVKGINFSRNFGHQMALTAGYDCARGEAIISMDADLQDPPEVILHMIRKWEEGSDIVYARRLDRNDGLFKKLTASVYYKILDAVSDVRIPRNVGDFRLVSKRALDVLMSCREHARYLRGLVAWIGFKCAYVDFVRPNRKHGVSGYSLKKMFTLALDGLAGFSIFPMKIVGYIGLLILLGSGITLSYMMISALLFHGPYTGSIWLSVIILLCIGFQCVALWFLGEYVGRIYEEAKGRPLYIVSETINMNED
- a CDS encoding glycosyltransferase family 39 protein; protein product: MNSLDKVLVYLERMPWWTILRYVCVIWSLCILAFAPFRQFTVDEFEAIHSAYHIFKGHEVYLDFFQHHHPFLYYLVQPVFWMCGCSTNLIFALRYLMIGIFFLTCWGTYKLSLLLYDGKRALLSVILLQTSQMFMSTVIEIRPDTPQIACSIWALYFIFSYISKSHKLLDLCIGSFLLGCSFLFLQKAVFLISWMGILFIWMIIQRKIRVKDVVWAFLYGFTPIVLYALYLIWKGCWLRYIDLCWLLNAAMSYVAPWKTYLQALRENTLHWFYYFFFLIFGKKNQVIWYATYISCVLAAILLYTPCSFPQYFGIAMPFVSILAAAGLYEIFSYRAFVMAFVVLFTCANPMYSIYRAFRCSSDSDIARVEYIHSLTNDSDCVLDDTICGNLFRDDAFYWWFFSNGMRVYQTMRDYPFDAMAVIIAKRPKVVIPFGWKDVIYRDEFNKMYEQSPIYKEMYLLKERV
- the galE gene encoding UDP-glucose 4-epimerase GalE — translated: MILIIGGAGYIGSHTNKLLHHLGYETVVFDNLVHGHREFVKWGSFFLGDMVSKEQLRTCFAKYPIHAVVHFGAYAYVGESVSDPSKYYHNNVACVLNLLDVMREYDVKKIIFSSTCATYGMPQKLPIVETEEQKPINPYGRTKLMVETILKDYEHAYGIRHVNLRYFNAAGADLDGDVGERHDPETHLIPLVCEAALGKRDKIAVFGTDYPTRDGTCIRDYIHVTDLADAHHKALQYLETGHQSDSFNLGNGSGYSVNEVIESVKKVSGRDFPVVYQERRPGDPPILVGSNEKAQRILGWTPRYGALDTVVETAWQWHIKEHQKTRGLKPEHMQKI
- a CDS encoding UDP-glucose/GDP-mannose dehydrogenase family protein — translated: MKESSLRCCVVGAGYVGLVTGSCLARYHNVTLVESDDAKLKTLRRKRIPFHEPGLSELLQESSVQNHLSFTNSLSEALHKNPHVIFICVGTPSLADGNADLSAVYSVAQNIGTHVQNDCLVVNKSTVPIGTAQRVLDIICNQTNHNVTVASNPEFLRQGTAVTDFLNPDRIVVGVDSESSKTLLFQIYQPFLQNHEQWIVMDIASAELCKYAANAMLASRISFMNELARLADVVGADINQISRGIGKDPRIGSLFLKAGIGYGGSCFPKDVKALAYMGKQNNLTMPLTRAIDDVNNTQLDWFFSKLLHHYQGSLRNKHIGIWGLSFKPDTDDTRSSSAINLIEKCLEYGAHVIAYDPIVSMHVKHLDITLAPHAHEVLHSSHCLVVLTEWQEFLTIKPQEFLALKDQIIFDGRNCLNSARLAECGLRYHGIAHSVSRQPIQKGSQEN
- a CDS encoding ankyrin repeat domain-containing protein, which produces MMSIVKKIMICGYLLTLQLLVFAGPLHDAAQKGDIERVRELLDRGKDWRGRLIDIDGLDRSGWGNRIMKSPLHYAVESEQVTVVDELLGRGANVNVQAVVTVSGDELPCGTPLHTAAAHGLQAIARALIEHNANVNVVSAYGATPLLGMFPRLQDVSEEDHLAMIRLLKEAGANLNLGDEDGMTPLHKAEEYHYQDAAKLLRSLGASDKCRTTQPYFHRYYVPEGSTPRDLAEINQTMEDHKVRAYAEALRDRLTDTILAAKTIRSGLVANVSFHPAEAIARGIRGLGSHVPGGAVLAAILERVAAQDKDRAIRKVAALVQDPAQINALSSTVASYVARFKVHAGVFFDEEAGRRDGESDAQQILQEVARARKPFTEGDVVQNLVRCIDPTFIRPIGWSEWIYRQYMIATSCCRRPKVD